In one window of Cellulophaga sp. HaHa_2_95 DNA:
- a CDS encoding citrate synthase, whose translation MSDKAILEYKGNTYEFPVIKGTEEELAIDIKSLRAATGMITIDPGYKNTGSCESAITFLDGEKGILRYRGYSIEELADKADFLEVAYLLIFGELPNKEQLEKFHSDIKSESHVDEEMKKILDGFPKSAHPMGVLSSLTSALIAFNPSSVNVSSEKEMYWAIVRIMAKFPVLVAWTLRKKKGLPLDYGDDSLGYVENIHKMMFKKPNQEYKKDKTIIDALDKLLILHADHEQNCSTSTVRIVGSSHAGLFASLSAGISALWGPLHGGANQAVLEMLEAIEADGGDTKKYMAKAKDKEDSFRLMGFGHRVYKNFDPRAKIIKKAADEVLGDLGIEDPILSIAQGLEKEALEDQYFVDRKLYPNVDFYSGIIYRALGIPTEMFTVMFALGRLPGWIAQWREMRLNGEPIGRPRQVYVGENLRSFVPVEKR comes from the coding sequence ATGTCAGACAAAGCTATATTAGAATACAAAGGGAATACTTATGAATTTCCTGTTATAAAAGGTACAGAGGAAGAATTAGCAATAGATATCAAAAGTTTAAGAGCAGCAACTGGAATGATCACAATTGATCCAGGCTACAAAAATACAGGCTCTTGTGAGAGTGCTATAACTTTCCTCGATGGTGAAAAAGGAATATTGCGTTACCGTGGATATTCAATAGAAGAATTAGCAGATAAAGCAGACTTTTTAGAAGTTGCTTATTTACTAATATTCGGAGAACTTCCTAATAAAGAACAACTAGAGAAATTTCATTCAGATATAAAATCTGAGTCTCATGTAGATGAGGAAATGAAAAAAATCTTAGATGGTTTTCCTAAGTCAGCACATCCAATGGGTGTACTATCTTCTTTAACAAGTGCATTAATAGCTTTTAATCCAAGTTCTGTAAATGTAAGTTCTGAAAAAGAAATGTATTGGGCAATAGTTCGTATTATGGCTAAATTCCCAGTATTAGTAGCTTGGACTTTACGTAAGAAAAAAGGATTGCCATTAGATTACGGAGATGACTCTTTAGGGTATGTTGAGAATATTCATAAAATGATGTTCAAGAAGCCTAACCAAGAATACAAAAAAGATAAAACTATTATTGACGCATTAGATAAACTTCTAATCTTACATGCAGATCACGAGCAAAATTGTTCTACCTCTACAGTACGTATCGTAGGTTCATCTCATGCTGGTTTATTTGCGTCATTATCTGCAGGTATTTCTGCATTATGGGGGCCGCTTCATGGTGGTGCTAACCAAGCGGTATTAGAAATGTTAGAAGCCATTGAAGCTGATGGCGGTGATACTAAGAAGTACATGGCTAAAGCAAAAGATAAAGAAGATTCTTTTAGATTGATGGGCTTTGGTCATAGAGTTTATAAAAACTTTGATCCTCGTGCTAAAATCATCAAAAAAGCAGCGGATGAAGTTTTAGGAGATTTAGGTATTGAAGATCCAATTTTATCTATTGCTCAAGGCTTAGAGAAAGAAGCATTAGAAGATCAATATTTTGTAGATAGAAAATTATATCCTAATGTGGATTTTTACTCAGGAATAATTTACAGAGCTTTAGGGATCCCAACAGAAATGTTTACAGTAATGTTTGCATTAGGTAGACTCCCAGGCTGGATTGCTCAATGGAGAGAAATGAGATTGAATGGAGAGCCAATAGGTCGTCCAAGACAAGTATATGTTGGAGAAAACTTAAGGTCTTTTGTTCCTGTAGAAAAGAGATAA